The nucleotide sequence TTGTTTGGCCTTTTTGAAGTTTTACAAAAGTAGGAATGTAGCagtagaaataatttaagaagttTCTGGTCCTCTTGTACGTATGTACAATTTGGCCATAAGTTCTTAGGGTCTTCTGTAGACTGGAAGGGTAGGCCTTCTTGAGTTCAAGCCTCCAcccatttcccattttacagataaccaATGTGGTTTAAGTGATTCACCCTAGGCCATTATGAAAGTTGTGCCTTTTTAATGATTCTTTCTGGAAGCTATTATTAAAATACCTCACAACAATTTCAAAATTGATACTTAAGGATTGTTATTGATAGTTGCGTATCAGAGATTGGAGGATCAAATGTTCACGTCTTGTTCATGTCTTCTGAAGGGCCTTTTTTTTTCTGCGTTCCACCACCATCTTACACTTCAGAGGTTGAGGCAGTAAAGCCTTGTTGTGGAGGagattttttcttcccatttgagATGCctttaaactgttttttaaaCACTTTCTTGGTCTCTGTGGCCTACATACAGAGGTAGCAAAAGTTCAGCTGTGTGATCTCAGAATGCTTTTACAGAGCATCTTTCCACTGAATACCTCTTACCACAAAGTTTGAAGAATGGGTGATTGTTCCAAGTTCCATGTTCACCATTGGGTGATCTCAGGAAACACCCAAAATCCCACTGTTGATAACTTAGAAAAGTTAGCTATTCCTTCCTCATCTAGCTAGCTATTGGCACCCCTTAATTAGATCTGAGGACCAACTGTGAGCAATTGTGTGTAATAGGGCTTTCATTTTAGTCTTGACAATGGACAGTTCCTGGTTTCATTACATTGGATATTCTAGTTGTAGATATCTTGTCCTTGATATAAGTTTGAGATTTTGCAGAATtacttggttttgttttcatctgTAGCCCAGTTTCTTGAGTTGGAAGAATTCCATAAAAGTATTGAGGTATTTGAAAGAATAAAATAGTTTACAAGTGATAAATTATATAGAATTCTAAATTAGAGGTATCATTTCTCTATAGGATGAAAATTGCTGAAAGGAGGAACCGGCCAATTGTGGTATATTGAAAAATAGTCTTTGATAGGTTTCTCACTGTAATATTTGTAATCACTAGATAGAGTGCTATATTCTTTACTTTCTGCCTTATTTGGTGACTAAGACCTGGTATAATTCACCAGGgcacatttctttttaattaaagagAATCGAAGAGTAAAAATGTAGTGTTACCATATAGATATTATTGCaatcaaaataactttttttctgtcttcctagGCTATGGTGAACTAAATGGTAATgctggagaaagagaaatattaaagAGCTTGGGCTCTGATGAAGCCTCCAACCCTATTTCGAGGGTACTTAATGGCAACCAGCAAGCTATAGACACTAATTTAAATCTGAAGCAGACTGTGAAAGCCAGTACCTTTGGGAAAGCaggaattaaaaccaagaatttcaTTCAAAAAAACAGTATGgacaaaaagaatgagaaatctTATGAAAGTAAGCCCAGAGACAACCAATCTATAGACAAAGCCGATGCAGTATCTATTCCAAATGGTGTTGTAACAAATAATTCTGGTTATATCACTAATGGCTACGTAGGCAGAGGGGCCGATAATGATGGCAGTGGCTCTGAGAGTGGCTACACCACCCCTAAGAAACGGAAGGCCCGGCGCAACAGTGCCAAGGGCTGCGAGAGCCTGAATTTGGTGCAAGATAAAATAATGCAGCCTGAATCCAACACCCCCAACTTCAAGCAGGGACTTGACAATTTCAAACCTGATTATAGCGAACAAAAGGGAAACCGAGGGGATGGCTCTAAGCCCATTTGGAAGTATGAAGCTGGGTCAGGTGGAGCGGGTCGTGGGAAGCCTGGAGTTGGGGACGTGCAGCGGAAAAACTCTGATGCGAAGCCTGGCGGAAGCAGCAAGAAGTTTGATGATCGACCCAAAATTAAACATGCAACAGCCGTTGCTTCCAAAGAGGATTCGTGGACCCTATTTAAACCTCCCCCAGTGTTTCCAGTGGACAATAGCAGTGCTAAAATCGTTCCTAAAATAAGTTATGCAAGCAAAGTTAAAGAAAACCTCAACAAAGCAGCTCAGAGCCCTTCAGTGTCACCCTTGTCATTGTCATCCTCGCCGTCTACTGGGGAAGCTCAGGCCCAGACCTCAAGTCGACTGTCCCAAGTTCCCATGTCTGCCATGAAGTCGGTTACTTCTGCCAGCTTTTCTAATGGTCCTGTTTTGGCAGGGACCGAGGGAAGTCTGTATTCTCCCGGGAATCAGCCACTGCTTACCACTGCTGCTAGTACTGTAACCCCCACCCCTTCTGGGACAGAAGCGATCCTCCAGGACATGAGCATCACTTCAGCAGCCGTTGAACAAATGAAGCCTAGCCTTTTTATCTACCCTTCAAATATGCAAACTGTGCTTTTAGGTGCAGCACAGGTCGATCTGCCCTCTCAGACAGAGCAGCAAAACCTGGGGGATATTTTCCAGAATCAGTGGGGTTTATCATTTATAAATGAGCCTAGTGCTGGTCCTGAGACTGTTATTGGGAAGTCAACAGATCACCAGGTGATGGAAGTGACATTTCAAGGGGAATATCCTGCCACTTTGGTTTCACAGGGTGCTGAGATAATTCCCTCAGGAACTGAACATCCTGTGTTTCCCAAGGCTTATGAATTGGATAAACGGACTAGTCCTCAAGTTCTGGGTGGCATTCTAAGGCCTGGGACTGCTAGTGAGGGTGGAGCCTTAACCGTCGAGCCCAGTCTCACAGGTGACCTGCAGAAAGCAGACATCAGTAGTCAAGGTGCTCTAGTGTTTCTCTCAAAGGACTACGAGCTAGAAAATCCTCTGGCCTCTCCCACGAACACTTTG is from Trichosurus vulpecula isolate mTriVul1 chromosome 7, mTriVul1.pri, whole genome shotgun sequence and encodes:
- the NUFIP2 gene encoding nuclear fragile X mental retardation-interacting protein 2, producing MEEKPGQPQPQPPPPPQSQQPPQHSSSSNSSSHSHHHHPHHHHPQQQPQQQQQPPQAAPAPPPPPHHHHHHHYYYYNHNHHHHHQHHQQPHQYLQHGPDGSSPKAQPKPLRHEPKHALQPHQEAPKKKTGYGELNGNAGEREILKSLGSDEASNPISRVLNGNQQAIDTNLNLKQTVKASTFGKAGIKTKNFIQKNSMDKKNEKSYESKPRDNQSIDKADAVSIPNGVVTNNSGYITNGYVGRGADNDGSGSESGYTTPKKRKARRNSAKGCESLNLVQDKIMQPESNTPNFKQGLDNFKPDYSEQKGNRGDGSKPIWKYEAGSGGAGRGKPGVGDVQRKNSDAKPGGSSKKFDDRPKIKHATAVASKEDSWTLFKPPPVFPVDNSSAKIVPKISYASKVKENLNKAAQSPSVSPLSLSSSPSTGEAQAQTSSRLSQVPMSAMKSVTSASFSNGPVLAGTEGSLYSPGNQPLLTTAASTVTPTPSGTEAILQDMSITSAAVEQMKPSLFIYPSNMQTVLLGAAQVDLPSQTEQQNLGDIFQNQWGLSFINEPSAGPETVIGKSTDHQVMEVTFQGEYPATLVSQGAEIIPSGTEHPVFPKAYELDKRTSPQVLGGILRPGTASEGGALTVEPSLTGDLQKADISSQGALVFLSKDYELENPLASPTNTLLASTKEQRYQRGLERKESWGSFDLRAAIVYHTKEMESIWNLQKQDPQRIITYDEAMDSPDQ